The Pseudopipra pipra isolate bDixPip1 chromosome 6, bDixPip1.hap1, whole genome shotgun sequence genome includes a region encoding these proteins:
- the L2HGDH gene encoding L-2-hydroxyglutarate dehydrogenase, mitochondrial isoform X2, whose product MALDSPYTGIVNYKQVAQSYAEDFQKAGGTILMDFEVTNMEMAKESSPGSEDGLKYPVLVRNKKGEEISCGHLLTCAGLYSDRLSEISGCSPEPRIVPFRGDYLVLKPEKCYLVKGNIYPVPNPRFPFLGFHFTPRMDGSVWLGPNAVLAFKREGYNLFDFSTGDFLDAVTYSGLWKLVLRNVSYGVGEMYRACSLSAQVKQLQRFIPEVTTNDVLRGPSGVRAQALDSDGNLVDDFVFDGGTGDLGSRVLHVRNAPSPAATSSLAIAGMIADEAKRRFEL is encoded by the exons ATGGCCCTTGATTCTCCATACACTGGCATTGTGAATTACAAACAAGTGGCCCAGTCCTATGCTGAAGATTTCCAGAAAGCAGGTGGGACAATCTTGATGGATTTTGAAGTCACAAACATGGAGATGGCTAAAGAAAGTTCTCCAGGAAGTGAAGATG GACTGAAGTACCCAGTCCTTGTTAGGAACAAAAAG GGTGAGGAAATCTCCTGTGGGCACCTTCTGACCTGTGCAGGGCTTTACTCCGACCGCCTCTCCGAGATCAGTGGCTGCAGCCCCGAGCCCAGGATCGTCCCATTCCGGGGGGATTATTTGGTGCTGAAACCAGAAAAGTGCTATTTGGTGAAAGGGAATATTTACCCG GTTCCCAACCCCCGGTTCCCCTTCCTGGGATTCCATTTCACGCCCAGGATGGACGGCAGTGTTTGGCTTGGACCTAATGCAGTGTTGGCCTTTAAGAGAGAGGGCTACAACCTGTTTGACTTCAGCACTGGAGACTTTTTGGATGCTGTGACCTACAG TGGGCTGTGGAAGCTGGTGCTCAGGAACGTGTCCTACGGCGTGGGGGAGATGTACAGAGCCTGTTCCCTCAGTGCTCAGGTGAAGCAGCTCCAGAGGTTCATCCCTGAGGTCACCACCAATGATGTGCTCAG GGGCCCCTCCGGAGTGAGAGCTCAGGCGCTGGACAGCGACGGGAATCTGGTGGATGACTTTGTGTTCGATGGAGGCACCGGAGACCTCGGGAGCAGGGTCCTCCACGTCAGGAACGCCCCTTCCCCCGCTGCCACCTCCTCCCTCGCCATCGCCGGCATGATCGCCGACGAAGCCAAGAGACGCTTTGAGTTGTGA